A region of the Labeo rohita strain BAU-BD-2019 chromosome 5, IGBB_LRoh.1.0, whole genome shotgun sequence genome:
CCTCATTGcagaatttaaatacatttcagggggcatttttaaatgttcctaTTATTGCATTGTTGTCAGAATTAATTGTACTAAATTAGCATGTTAAATGAACAAGCCTACCATAATttctatttgtattttgattatgattaatattacagattaataaaatttacgtttatttttttgtgtatggCTACTACCGGTCTTCTTTATGTAGGAAAGACATCCAAAACAAGCAGAGAACCGTGTAGAAGAATTACAGCCCTAGATATAGTTGAGTGTATGGTTTAGCTTGTATTTGTGAGTGTTTCAGCCGTTGTAAAAATGAGACCTTGTGTAAGTTTGTGCAGGTGGGCATTGTGCCAGCCAGCAGATGTGCTCTCTTTTCATGGCAACAGCACACAGACACTCATCACATGATTATTCCTTACCATGTGCTCAGCAGATGGAGTTTAGCAATGCTAAAACTATAAAGAGCTTTGTTGCAATAGGTTCGAAGTACACAATCAACaacagtgaaaatgtgaaaaagagcATTTTCCTGACTGAGAGTTTTTGATAAAGCAATCAATAGCAGTCACCCATCCTACATTTCCCTCTGTTCATCAGAGAAGAGCTGAAGAAACAGGCTTGCAGTAAAAGGAGGACTGGTTCTATGCTAAATCTCCTCCATTCCCTTTTCTCTCAGTACTAGCTGAGAGTGGGTTGAACGAGAGTGTGTGATGTCTTTTTGTTTCTCTCTCCAGCTCTGTCATTTTGTGTTGTCATGATAATGAAAGTGGATGAAGGAAGTGATGCTGGGCAGCTCTGTTATATAGCGTTATAGGACACAAGTTGAGCTCATAATGATCAGCTGACTGTCATGTTGTTCCATGTGCATTATTAGTGGTGTTTGAAGAtaagtattactattattagtgTGCATACTAGGGGTTAGGTAATCAAAAAAACTAACCGTACTACTTGTGCTACAGGAATGAAAAATAACTCATACTTTACAGAGATATTTCTTTTGCTAAGTGATCAGGCTTATGATTTTTGCCTGATGAACAATAAAataggtaataaaaaaaaacgtctTAGCAGTGTATGGACACAACCActctacaatgataaaaatccattcattccttttttttaaaatgcccaAAAAATCGAAACAGTTtcaattatcaagctgttttgattttctgagcagtatgacatcatagaAACAGAGCAGATTTAGGCCACGCCCACAGCCGGTGGGGAGGGGGGAAACAATCCAATGCTCTCCATTAACTTTGTATTGCAGGAAGCtgcctccttgtcatttctgacttataacaaaaaacagaacaatgtctaaaagctCCTATGTGACAAtgtgtacagtaaacaagctaaaaaacccAGAACTAGGTTTTTATAAGCTGTCACCCCCCCAAAAAACGAGCGTTTAAGGACACAAATAGTTGTGAATGTCGGGGTATTTCATGTTGAGCCATTCAGTTGGATAATTTCTCTAGCAAAAGGAAGGTAAGGAAAAGGAGCACTGACATAGACCAATAAAATTTACTTTCTCAATATATCTCCTCCTCTCAGGTTTACATAGGGTGGTAAAATAATCCTTTGAcatggttaaaaataattattatttactgtcACAATTAATTTTCGCTCCAGTGGGCATAGTTCTCAGCATAATATGACACATTGCGCTCTACTTTTGTGTCCTTAAAGGCTTGTTTTTTGGGTCGACTGCTTATAAAAACCTAGTTCTgggttttttagcttgtttactgtacaccttgtcacataggagcttttagacattgttctgtttttgttataaGTCAGAAATGACATGGAGGAGGCTTCCCGCAATACAAAGTCATTGGAGAGCGTTGGATTGTCTGGTGGGCGTGGTTTTCAGATTATGACGCTTGTCGCTCTGTCTCTATACTGCTCAGGCCCCTCCCACAACAGCTGACGACTGTcttgtattagcatatttccgccctcagccagttgtacgctgtccgccattttctctGCGCTCGAGCAGCTATAGCAACAAGTAAACAAGTAAAACGTGAGTATAAGAGGCCATTTTCTCCGGGCATCATagccactgaggatgcagtggattagttctgtttttgatggtaacgcgCCACCAAATACTCACAAAACaggagagaggggcggggtgagcagtagctcattatcatttaaagagacatgcaacgAAATGGGTCGCTGTAAACAGAACTGGTAAAAAGGATGTTTTACATGATCACAAAAGTATTTAGcaaacatttcatgaagaccttaaagaatcatacctacttgtggaaaatgggcatccgatgttcCCTTTAAATAGTTCAAGAGTTAAAGAGAGACTTCTTTTGATTTGGGCCAGTAAGAGCCTCACTAGGCATAAACTAGCATCAGCCTAGGAAACACTCACACAAGAATACTGTCAGCTTGTTTCACAGCTTGGCACGCGTCACATTTATAAGtagacaaaaaaatgaataacttGATCAACTTGATGTTCGTACTGTTTCTTACATGTCTACTGATTCTTTCATTGTACTAAACAACAAATGATATCTTGCCTTAAAAGTGTATgctgtgatgtttttgtttcaaaGCTCTGAGATGCAGTCTTTCACTACTCTGTTTTGTACTTTTCCATTTGGCAAAACCTCTGTTATCTACCAATGAACAATCGCTCTTCCGTCTGGATCTTTTAACCAGCTGTTTACATTTCTAGTGCTCTATTCATGAATATTcattttggatttttatttttttttaaggtgtttattattgtttctaacaatttgtgtatgttaCTATATGTGACAGCTATATTGATGCACATTAGAGTGATTCATTTTGCTTGTGCATGTTAATGTGTGTGAAGAATCTGTTAACATCTCTCTCTGTGTAGGTGTTACGGACTCATGTGATGGTGCGCGTGGGTGGAGGTTGGGACACACTTGAACATTACCTCGACAAACATGATCCCTGTCGCTGCGCTGCATTTGGTGAGATCACCACTCGTGTCATTTCCTGTCTCTGAGCTGTGAGACTTCTTGGAATTTTTCAACAGTACTACATGTGTTTCTCACGTCTGATTGTTTACTTATAGTGTCATACAATCAAGTTATACaagtttttgtttgtagtgttttGTGGTTAATGAGGGTTAGTTTCTTCAGTAATAGTGTAATTCAATCTGTTTGTGGGCTTTTACAACAGATTGGTGATAGCTGCCTAgcttcatatattcatatatagtCCATATGTACAACgtattgaaaaaaatacaaattaattaaatgaatccTTGAGAGTAAATGTATTAATTGCTTAGGGAAAAAACATACTGACCTCTCATATCTTACCATAACCATTTtacatacagttttatgcaaaagtttgggaaccacttgCAGAATctatgaaaatgtaaacaattttaacaaaataagagagatcatacaaaatgcatgctcttttttatttactactgtcCTGGGtaagatatttttacattaaagatgtttacatatcaTCCACAAGACCAACAAATGGCTgaagttattaaaataacctcCTTCCAAAGTTTAGGAACCcgtggttcttaatactgtgtgtggttacctggatgatctacgtttttttgtgatggttgttcatgagtcctttgtttgttctgaacaggtaaactgagcactgttcttcagaaaaatcctccaggtcctgcaaattcttaattttttcagcatcttttgcatatttgaacccttcccaggagtgactgtatgattttgagatcagtcttttcacaatgaggacaactgagagactcaaacacagctattaaaaaaggttcacaCATTCCCTTATTGCTCCAGAAcgaaacataatgcattaaaagctgggggcgggggtgaaaacttttgaacaggatgaagatgtccaaatttttcttattttgttgaagtagaattttttttccatgtggaagcaacagaagatacttgcatgtttcctggaCGACAAATCAAGTACagtttaccttgatcttcacattcaaaaagttttcaccccttggctcttaatgcatcgtgtttccttcgtAAGCAttagtgaatgtttgaaccttttttgaACCCCTTAAttgtcacaaaaacacacacacacacagtattaagaatcaaaggtTCCTAAACCTTTGAAGGGGGTAATTCAAcgatttcagctattttttggtcttgtggtctatatgtgaacatcttttatgtaaaatatgttactcagaacagtacaaaataaaaaataacatgccatcttattttgttaaaacgaTTCACATTTTTACCGATTCTGCAAGCggttctcaaacttttgcataaaactgtaagtATTAGGTTCATTTTTCTTGTGAATATTAAAAGAGCTCTCTAACACCTTTCTTCAACCTCAACAGCTCACCGGTATCAGCAGGCTAAAGCGAGTGGCCAGGGTCATCACAGCAAGAGCTCCAGCGCTCACTCCTCCCGCTCCACAAGCCCAGGACCTCACTGGCGCAATGAGGGCATGGCACCCTACAAAACCCCCGACAGGCGCTCTTTGGACCCTGTGTTGGGTGCCACAGCGCATTCCTCTCCATCACGGCCTGGCAGGTCACACCATGCAGCTGTACCTGTGGAGATGGAGACTAATACAGGGCGACCTACGACGCTGCTGCCTCGACCCCCACGAGACAGATCAGAACCACGCCACTTTAATCCTCTCAGGTCAGTGCAGGTGTGTTTGGGTGTTAAgcagtgtgcatgtgtgtgtgtttacagttcCTCGGAAAGTACCTAAAACAGAAAAGCACCCAAAAGTCACACTGATATCAAAGACACCTAGAAAATGAATGTGAAAGTCAGCCCTTATTGAATGTTGAGAAAATTTTCTTaggatatgtgaccctgaaccacaaaaccagtcttaagcagcatgggtatacttgtagcaatagccaaaaatacattgtgtgggtcaaaattattcatttttctttaatgccaaaaataagTAGGATagtaggatattaattaaagattatgttccatgaagatatgttGCAAATTTCTctccgtaaatatattaaaacttaaaaaataattaagttgAGTTATGTTTTTGGCAAAGCCAAAGCCAATATCTTCTACATACAGAACGGAATGTGAATAGTAATGAAAACagagacaaaaataaaacagaaaaaaatgtaattcacaGAATGTGTTCATGGATATGTAAAGGGTGCATTCCTTGTATGGTAAGAATTAAAGCTTGAAGCGTTATGACTAGGACACATGCATGATAGTATGTTTGTACAGTTGTTGTGTCTGTATAAATCCCTCAGGGTGTCTGCCATTTGCTCACACTGACCTAGTTAACTCAACACAAATTATAGCACTCTGCTTGTGCACTGTACCTTCACAATGAGCTGCATCTTAAGGCAAcagtgcacacaaacaaatacacacacactcagattATTGCAAGCAGATTTGAACTAATCCCAGGTGACATTGTCCTGACATCAATCCTCTTCTTGTCCAGTTTGTTACTCCCCCTTGtgttagaaaaaaatagttACAATTTTGTATAGAGACACAGTGTTCTCACTGCCTAATTGTGCAAGTGAAAACATGTTTTGGATATTTTTTGTCAGTATTTCTAGAGTAAATGAtcaattatatattgtttttttttttaaagaactgcctgaaaatgaatgtttaaataTGACTTGGAAAAACTCCACATTATGCATTACTGCACAGTTGTAGTATAGTGTACAACAAACTCATAAATATCCTGAAGTTTCAAAAGGCGCTTCATTATTTCCATCAGATGGCATACTTGTACATCAGTGTGTGCAGCCAGAACATTGTATAACTGGACCACGAACAGCTTGCTGGTTTATCTTGGCTGTGTGCCTCGTTTCCTTAGGCCGACTAATGATGCAGGCCAAGCGTCAGAGCAACATACTTTAACACTTGCACTCCCAGAGATGCAGGTGAGGCAGGCTGGATTACTAAAGATTAGGATAATCTCAGCCCCTAGGTCTGTCACTGCAGAAAAAGGTCAGAGCAGGGTTTAGGCTGGTCACATTACAGAACCTGGCTGTCAGGGTGTGCGTATTTCACTTTCTTTTCTAAATAGGAGTGTGTAtttgaataaaatcaaatgagGTCAGAATAGGGTAGCACTTTCACTTTTCTTAAGTGTATCTTAGGATCTGGAAATTCTAGGTGTAAGAAAAGATTTTCAAgcagtgattttatttatattcacacTCTGTTTTAGTGTTTAGGCTAAAGGTTAAAGGAAAGAGTTACGATGTCAGTTGTATTCTTATGAACTTAGTAGTTCAGAAGTGTGTGTaaagtgtgtctgtgtgcacGTGTTTGATAATGCCAGAGGATAAGTAATCCCTCTCTCTCTATTCCCATTTGATGTTTTCTTTAATACAAGAAAATGTCTCCTGATAGTACAGCGTTGCATACAGTTTCCTGCATGCTTGGTACAGATTATCCATGACATAAATCTGACATAAAATCATGGAGATATTTGAAATTATGTTGAACGATTAATTCTAACCAGGattaccaaaaatatattttttaattgatcaaaattgatgcattaaatttatcaaaactgaAAAGACTTTTCATCAAaagttatttgtaataaatgcttttttctttttttattggaatgttttgttaatgaaataattctgaaaacaagtgttactgttttaataaaaaatattaagcaacaacTATTTCTTTCATCAACATtgatttctgacggatcatgtgacactgaagacttctgtaaaaacagctgtgccatcaaagaaataaattacaatttaaaatatattaaaatagaaaatggttatttaaactggaaatattttttttttgcattattactatttttactgtatttttgattaaataaatattgcctTGATGAGCATAGAAGACaattttcagaaacattaaaaaaatctcactgaaaCCGAACTTtcaaagggttagttcacacaaaaattaaaattctgtcgttaattactcaccctcatgtcgtttcaaacccgttagaccttcgttcatcttcagaacacaaattaagacccTCCatagaaagcaaaaaaaacgGAAATGTTCCCAGGTCTAGAAACGTAGCAAGGACATTGggaaaatagtccatgtgacatcaggggttcaaccataattgtacaaagctacgagaatactttttgtttattttctttttgcacaaaaagtattcttgtagctttgtaaaattacggttgaacccctgatgtcttaatatcttaatttgtgttccgaagttgaacaaaggtcttacgatttgaaacgacatgagggtgagtattagGTAGTATCTTATTTGAGAATTATGACTCACATCGCAATATCCTTCTTaatctttctctcttttctctaaCAAACAGGAATAAGGAATCTCTTCTTCCGACTCGGAGGCTATCAGGAGATAGTGACTCTTCTACAGCCTCGTCTAAAGGTGGAGGTGGAAGCACAGGAGGAGGTCGCTTCTCTCTGGGTACACGGCATGCTCACGGAGATGAAGTGGTTCTCCTGGTAAACCGTAAGGAAGGGAAACACGTTATTGAGCGTCCTGGAGCAGGAGCACAGATTCCAGCCCTGAGAACCCCTCAAACCCGTGCCCGTAGTGCTTCCAGAGAGCGCCCTGCACCACAATCCACCTCAGTCCTGAAACCTAGTCCACCACAAGGCCCGGCAGAGGTACATCGAACACCCCGCTCAGAGAGAGGCAGATCACTTGGGCCCGAAGGTCCGAGGAAGCTGCAGGCTCCACGCTCTCTCAGCCAGGGCAAGACTCCTAGAGGCCGACTGGCCGACGTCAGCCCTGGATCGTCACCTCGCCGCAGAGACCCTCAGTCTCTTTCAGTAGATCGGAGAGAGGAACTGAGACCAAAGCACATGCCCCCAACATCCTCGAGAACAAGTGGAAGCTTGCCCAGAAGACAAGCATCTTCCTCAGCCTCAAACTCTCCTGTGAAAAGTGGTGCAAGCGGAAGTCCTGCAAAAAAGGGCATGGTAGCACCACGACCTCCTGCGCCTCGATCGCCTTCCACTGGAAGTCGAAAGTTGCTTCCACCTGTCACACAGCCAGGCCGGCGCTCTCCACATTCTTCCCCTCGTTCAAGCCATCACCACCCAGCACGTTCCCCTCGATCTGCTCACAATGCACGAGCCGCAGGGAGAGACCAGAAAGGTTGGGGAAATCCCTACAACCAGCAGCAGGAGAACCAGGAGGATGGTACTATTTTTAGTTTACACCTGCTGCCAAGTCTGGACCCTCAAAGGGAGCAAGACCTATATCGCAGCTTCGAGGCTGAGTTTCTAGCCAACACGCAACAAACCACAACAAAAGTGCAGGGTAAAGTGTCTACTGGAAGGGAATTGAGGTCGCTACAGATACCCGTCTCCCAACAAGGTTTAGGGGTGCTCCCAAGTTCTTCAGGTGACGCTAATGTTACAGACTCGGCTTACTCTTCTTCTAACTCTTCAACTTCTTCTCTTAATGTCGGAGGTAAGGTGGGAGTCCTTCCGGATTTGAGAGAGTCTAAACGGACTAATCCTCGCACCTGTGCACTTGAGGACCCTCCTGCACTTCTCCATAGCCAGATTCGTGGAGGCCTCCCCAATGGAGGGCTTTTGGAGGGAGAGCGATGGGGTGGTAAAGGTCTTCGCAAGCTCCCTGCCATCTCCAGCTCCACAGAGGAAGGAGAGCCCTCAAATCCAGGCCTATCCATGCCAGTGTGCCTCCCTAAAGACATCAATGGGAGCCTCGCTTTGACGGAGGTGCCAATGGAGAGCCAACAGGACTTAGCGGAATGGGATGGGGTGGAAGGAAATGTCCCACAAAGTACCGAACATCACTCTGACCTTCCATATGACAGTGCTGACTTACCAGAGACGTTTCCCTCTCCTCCACCACCTCTGGATGACTGTTCTTACCAGGACTCTTCCGATGAGAGCTCCTCCATGTGCTTAAGTCTGAGTGAGCCTCCATCTGAAGGTTCCTGCACTCCTCCTCTACAACTGGCCAATGGGGATACGGATGACGCAGTCGTCCTCCGTGCCAAGAAAGGTCAAAAGAAATCAGAGAGGGTGCCCTCCATCTACAAGCTCAAGCTGCGGCCGCGGATAAGACCCCGCACTGACAACAGACCCGAGAACAGCCCGTCGCGCATCCCTACGCCTGTACGATACCGAAATCATTGTCAGCAGTCTCCTGCCAATTCATCTCCCCTCCAGACCCCACCACAGTCCCCACGTTTAAACAATCACCAACCCTCACACAAAGCTCTGCATCAGGCCTTTGCTGACCTCATCCAACCACAGCAGCGCTCCCCAGCTATGGGCTCTAGAGAGTGTGCCTATTCTTCAGAGTCCAGCCTTGACAATGAGGCTTGGATGTAGTgaatgatgatggtgatgatgtaCACAAGCAACAGACTTGGTCTGTATTCCTTCACTTGGCATATACAGCTTTATATTAGAGAAAGGAGGAAAAAGCACATTTGTAAGACTAAGAGACAATGCGTGCTTGACTGTTGTGTACAACATGTAGCAGGATGCTGGAATCCTTTTTGTCATTTCACTGTAGACATAGATGTGTCCTAAAGTGGCTAAGAACATAAAATACCATTTTTGACATCTTGGACCAACATAGCCTGTTCTAAAGTAAACACTGTACTGTTTCAATTGGTTCATAGAGTCatcgttttttcattttttcggTTCGAGAAAGGAAATCACTGCATTTCCCTTTAGAAATCTATAGGTTTTAATGCTCTATATTAATGATCTGTTCCATGAGGGCAAATTTTAGCTGTTTTAATACAGTACCCTGGTGGTTGGCTGgctttagctggtcagcaggcttgTTTAAAAAGGGGGTTTGGGCACTTCCTTAGCTGAttaggctgggagaccagctggaacaaccagctaaaaccagcttgaccagcctagccaggcttggagaccagctaaaacccagctgcttccagcttaaaccaactaagtccagccaaccagcttaggctggttttagctgtttttttagcagGGTGTTTATTCGTTAAGGTTGGAACGAAGtgtaaaaatcttattttaatcagGGAATTGTAATATACAGAGTATATTGTATACTGGAGAATAAGAGCTGTAGAATCAGTAGAGCAAATAAGATGGTGGAATCATTTTGGTGTAATTTTATGCGCAAGACAAGCGCCTAAATGGCGCTTCGACCATACTTCCATGTGGAATCCAAATTGGAGATACAATTAAGTGGCTGTAGCGTTTTAGCCCAGGCTAAATAGGACGGCATATCAACTTCTTGAATCGGTTTGAGGATTTCTCAGAAACGTTTATGAGAGGACATAATTCTCATGTGATCTGCTTAACATGACTTTGGCAGACAAACAAatgttgtatttgtttattatgtTCTGTACAAACTAATATGCTTAATGTATAGGTTTATATGTACCATATGTTCATTTGCTTAAATGTGTGGTagtgtaatgtaaatataattattctTAATTGACtttaatgtacaaaatgtattctGTTTATTTCAGTATGGTAATTCTGCCTTAGCTATGCAATGTTGCTATTGAATGTTGCCTTGACAAATTTTCTTGCCTTAAAGTAAGGATGAGAAGTTGTGTTTGTGAAGTAGAGATGAAAAGGTGGTGTGTGTATGTATCTGGATGGTTAAACATGAATGTGTGAGGTAGAGATGGTTTGTTATACAAGATGGATTCTGTCTTTTGGCCCACTGTGAGACAATCGCACATGTTTAAGGTCACAGTTATGACAAGATCCTGCTTCAtcagtgtttttctgtttaaagTTAAGTAAATTGCTTGATTTGTCTGCAAGTGAGAAATGAAGGACGTTTAGTTAAATATAGTGCCATATTAAACATCAATAGgatggtttttttttctttaaaatatggaaatcactacaaaatatttataggTATGGTAATCATTCAGGAAATCAGGCCATTTTATTGGAAAAGCCATATTGAGTCCAAAACTGCTTATGAAGTAGTGATATTTTCCACTGTGGTCATCAGCAGACTTTAAGTTTCTTTTAAAGCTTTATGGCGCCACCAAGTGGTTGAGTGTTATCGGTGACGTTTGTATGACTTCCAAGTATAATATGAGAGTGTGACTTTAGTGGGTGATTATGATTTTAATCTGATTGGTACCATTGCGTGAAATAGGGGAAAACCTAAACGAATTACACTACACACATATTGTTTTGGCGTTggattgtttatttatattaaatgagtAAGTTATTAAGCCTTGTTGATTGGTCGT
Encoded here:
- the gas2l1 gene encoding GAS2-like protein 1; this encodes MADQSNIQSAASKSIRPFKSSEEYLYAMKEDLAEWLNTLYDLDITADTFMEGLETGCALCRHANNVNRAALEFKTQYPDAALSLRIPSKDVVFQSRNVIPGSFLARDNVSNFIGWCRQELWIKDVLMFETNDLVERCNEKNFVLCLLEVARRGAKFGMLAPMLIQLEEEIEEEIRDQENLTQEALGESQSPPSRTYSRKKSIGEPDPELLARWQQQQKRVLLDMRNLDELVREILGQCSCPSQFPMTKVSEGKYKVGDSSALIFIRVLRTHVMVRVGGGWDTLEHYLDKHDPCRCAAFAHRYQQAKASGQGHHSKSSSAHSSRSTSPGPHWRNEGMAPYKTPDRRSLDPVLGATAHSSPSRPGRSHHAAVPVEMETNTGRPTTLLPRPPRDRSEPRHFNPLRNKESLLPTRRLSGDSDSSTASSKGGGGSTGGGRFSLGTRHAHGDEVVLLVNRKEGKHVIERPGAGAQIPALRTPQTRARSASRERPAPQSTSVLKPSPPQGPAEVHRTPRSERGRSLGPEGPRKLQAPRSLSQGKTPRGRLADVSPGSSPRRRDPQSLSVDRREELRPKHMPPTSSRTSGSLPRRQASSSASNSPVKSGASGSPAKKGMVAPRPPAPRSPSTGSRKLLPPVTQPGRRSPHSSPRSSHHHPARSPRSAHNARAAGRDQKGWGNPYNQQQENQEDGTIFSLHLLPSLDPQREQDLYRSFEAEFLANTQQTTTKVQGKVSTGRELRSLQIPVSQQGLGVLPSSSGDANVTDSAYSSSNSSTSSLNVGGKVGVLPDLRESKRTNPRTCALEDPPALLHSQIRGGLPNGGLLEGERWGGKGLRKLPAISSSTEEGEPSNPGLSMPVCLPKDINGSLALTEVPMESQQDLAEWDGVEGNVPQSTEHHSDLPYDSADLPETFPSPPPPLDDCSYQDSSDESSSMCLSLSEPPSEGSCTPPLQLANGDTDDAVVLRAKKGQKKSERVPSIYKLKLRPRIRPRTDNRPENSPSRIPTPVRYRNHCQQSPANSSPLQTPPQSPRLNNHQPSHKALHQAFADLIQPQQRSPAMGSRECAYSSESSLDNEAWM